The sequence GGAACCTCGGGTTTCTCCGGGACCAGGGGGTGGTCCGGGAGATCCGCCCCAACGACGGCGGATCCTCCCGGTTCGAGGGGATGGACACGCCCCACGCCCACTTCCACTGCGTCGGCTGCAGCGGCCTTCTCGACATCCCGCTGCCGGCCGCACTCGAAAAGCTGGAATTCCCGGGAACGGAGCGGATCTCCGTGATCTCCGCCGTCGATCTTCACGTCATCGGGTCGTGCCGGGAGTGCGCGACCGCGGGGGCGGGGGCGCAATGAAAAGGGGGCCGATCGGCCCCCTTTTCGTTTCACCGGCAGGGATCGCGCGGAACGCTTACGCGAGCTTTCTCC is a genomic window of Deltaproteobacteria bacterium containing:
- a CDS encoding transcriptional repressor, translating into MKKSRNTRQRGVILDILRRTGAHPTAEMIYRDARKAIPNISLGTVYRNLGFLRDQGVVREIRPNDGGSSRFEGMDTPHAHFHCVGCSGLLDIPLPAALEKLEFPGTERISVISAVDLHVIGSCRECATAGAGAQ